The segment CGTCGGGCGCCGACTGGTTCCGGCGGCGCTCCGGGGCGGTGGCGCGGCGGCGCTCCCGGCGTCGGCGCACGTCAGCGTGGTGGAGGGCGTGAGGAGCGGACTCCGCTCAGGGGCGGGGAGGGAGAGCAAGCGGAGAGAACGGCGAGAGCGGCCCGCCGGAGGCGGTACGCGGGCCGCAGACGGACGCGGCCCGGACCGTCAGCGCCCCGCGGGCGCGGTCAGGCCGAAGGGCCGCAGGGGTACGGGGTCGAGGACCCGTGTTCCGCCCGCGCCGCGGGCCGCGGCGGCCTCTTCCAGGGCGGTCGCGGCGGCCGAGCGTCCGGTGGGCGCGGCGGTGGGGAGCAGGGGGGAGAGCATGTCGTCGTGGTGGCTCGGCAGCAGCAGCGGCGGGTCGCCGAGCACGCCGAGCAGCCGCTGCGGGTAGCGGTGGACGGCGCTGTGCGAGGTCATGCCGACGACGGCGATGTCCGGCCGCAGTCCGGTGAGTTCGCGTTCGGCGAGGTTGCTCGTCCCGGAGAGGTAGACGGACGGGCCGTCGTCGAAGGACACCTGGTAGGCGAGGGTGGCCCCTTCGACCAGGTCGCCGAGGGTCCGGGGGGTGCGCGGCCGGCCGACGTGCGTGCCGGGGGCGAAGTAGCCGTGGTCGCTGAACTGGCTGTGCAGGCTGCGCAGCACCTCGACCGTGAAGCCGGGGAACCGCAGGTGTTCGCCGCCGCGGACCCGGATCACGTCGGCCAGCCGGCGGTCCGGGGCGCCCATGGCGGCGAGCAGGTGGTCGGCGGTCTCGTCGCAGAGGGTGCGGATCCGGTGCCCGGCCCAGTCGGGGTGGCCCAGCAGCTGTGGCACGTCCGCGAGGTGGTCGAAGTGGCCGTGGCTGACCAGGATCAGGTCGGGGGGTCCCGCGAGGTTCCGCTCGGCGACGGCCGTGACGGCCTTCGGGTCGAGCCGCAGGGGGAGCGAGGGGTCGACCGATCCGTCGGGCGACTGGAAGGGCATGCGGCTCAGGTACGGGTCGAAGAGCAGCCGGGCGTCCCCGAAGCGGAGTTCCCATCCCGCGACCCCCAGCCACTGGAGGGTCAGCCCCTCGGGCGGCGTGCGCCGGCTGCCGGAGCCGGTCCGGTGCGGCTGTGCCCGGCCCATCAGTGCAGTTGAGCCGAGCGCCACGGTTCCCTTGAGGACCGTCCGCCGTCGCTGTCGCATGCGCCCCTCCTCCGTCCGCTTCCTGCGGTGGAAGCTACACAGGGCGGAAACGGATACGCATTCTTTCGGTCATTTCGGATCTCCGGTCCGGCGCACGCGGTCCCCGGGCACCCGAACGCGAGTTCGCGCCAGAGTGTCGATCCATCGAACGGCACGCATAGGCACTCGGAACCACCCTGGTCCACCCTTCACAACTCGAACACCGGGGCGGGATTGCGATTGTCCGAGAACGCACTGGCATCCCCGCCATTTCGACCACGCGGACGGACCCGCCGGCCCCGCCTCGACCCGCGGCGCACCCTCCCCCGCGCCGCGGACACGCCTGATCCAGAGGTGCGCGCCCGCGCACGGCGCGCACCCCGGCGCACCCGGGCGGTCGGCGTACCACCCCCGATCAATCCAGCCAATACTTCGACGCCGACCGGGGTCCATTGACATGACCCTTACACACTCCGTCTACTTCTCACGCACCACTCATTCCCAGTCGACGCGCGCAACCTCGGGGGAGGATCGGAATGAACGCTGTTGACGGTGAGAGCGGTTCCCCGTTAGTCCGCATCGCAGTGCTGGGCCCGCTGGAAGTGCGCGTCGGCGAGTCGCCCGTGCCCGTCCCTGGCCGCCGTCAGCGCGGGATCCTGGCCGCGCTGGCGCTCCAGCCGGGACGCGTCGTGCCCACCGATCACCTGATCAGGGCCATCTGGTACGACATGCCGCCCCGTACGGCGATGGGACAGGTGCAGACGAGCATCTGGATGCTCCGCACCGCCCTCGTCAACGCCGGCGGGCCCGCCGAGGCGGTGCAGTCCTGCGCCACCGGCTACCGCCTGAACGGCGACTTCTGCTCGGTCGACGTGGCGCACCACCGCGCCAAGATCGCCGCGGCCCGCGACACGCAGCGCCGGGGCCGGATCGACGAGGCGGCCCGGCTGGTGCGCTCGGCCCACGAGCTCTGGCGCGGCCCGGCCCTCGCGGACATCACGTACCAGGGGCTGCGCGGCTGCGCCACCCGGCTGGAGGAGGAGCACACCGCGGCGGTGCACTACCGGGCCTCCCTCGAACTCCAGCTCGGGCGCCACGAGGAGGTCATCTCGGAGCTCTTCGAGCTGGTCGACCGCTACCCGCTCCGGGAGAGCCTGCACGCCGACCTCATGCTCGCGCTCTACCGCTCGGGCCGCCAGGCCGACGCCCTGGAGGTCTTCCACGGGGTGCGGCGGACGCTCGCCGAGGAGCTCGGCATCGACCCGGGCCCCACCCTGCGCACCCTGGCCCAGGCGATCCTGCGGCAGGACAGCGCCCTCATCCACGCCTGAGTCCGGACGACCGGACCGGACGGCCACTCCGCACGACCGGACCGGACGACCAGAGGGGACCGCACGTGAGCAACGACCGCACGGGGAGCCGGGGACCGACGCTCCCCCGGGGCGAAGGCGTCGGCTGGTTCGGCACGGCCGCCCTGGTCAACGCCGTCGGCACGGGGTTCTTCTACCCGTACCAGCTGCTCTTCTTCGTGGCCGTCACCGACCTCTCCCTCACCACCGTGGGCGCCGGCCTCACGGTGGCCACGCTGATCGCCCTGCCCGCCGTCCTGCTGGTCGGCCGCTGGGTGGACACCTGGGGCACCAAGGCGGTGCTGATCAGCGCGGCGCTGCTGCGGGCTGCGGTGTTCGTCGGCTACCTGTTCATCCACCACGTCGCCGCCTTCGTCGCCCTCGCCGTCGTCGCGGCAGTGGCCCAGCGCGCGGAGCAGGTCTCCGTTCCGGTGCTCGCCTCCGGGATCGCCCCCGAGGGCGAGGTGGGCCGCTGGCTCGCGCTCACCCGGGTGACCCTCAACGCGGGCATGGGCTTCGGCGGACTGCTGGCGGGGCTCGTGTTCGTGGCGGCCGACGGGCGCTCGGGCTTCGTGGCGATGGGCCTGCTGAACGCCCTCAGCTTCGCGCTGACGGCCCTGCTGTACCTCCCGCTGCCGTCCGTCCGCCCCTCCCGCGCCACGGCACCGGTCACGGCCGGCCGGCCGTGGCGGCGGGGCATGTTCCGGTGGATCGCGCTGACGAACTTCCTGCTGATCACCGTCATCGTCGCCACCGAGGCGGGACTCCCGGTCTATCTGATCGAGGAGCTGCACACCCCCACCTGGACGGTCGGACTCCTCTTCGCCGTGAACACCGTGCTGATGGTGTTCCTCCAACTGCCGGTCACCGGGCGGGTCGAGGGCCGGTCGCCGCTGCGGGTCGTGGCCGTCGGGAGCCTGCTGCACGCCGGCCTGCTGGCGGTGCTGGGCCTCGCCGGGACGTTCCCCTTCGCGGCGCTGCTCCCGCTGCTGATCCTGGGGATGGCGATCTACACGCTGGGCGAGATCCTGGCCACCCAGACGCTGTCGGTGCTCCTCGTGAGGCTCGCTCCCGAGCGGGAACTCGGCTTCTACCAGGCCTTCAACCAGGTGCTCGTCGGCCTCTCGCTGGCCGTCGTGCCGCTGCTGGTGGCCTTCTTCCTCACCCACGCGCCGGCCGGGCTGTGGTGGTTGCTCACCGTCGCGACCCTCGCGCTCTCCCTCGGGATGCTGGGGCTGCACCGGAGTCCGGCGGCCGGCGCGGTGCCGGTGCCGGTCCCCGGGACCGCGAGCGGTCCCGGGGACCGGCACCCCCGGAAGGGGACTACCGGCGCGGCGTGAAGGTGATCACGTCACCCGCGCGCTCCCCACCGGTCGGCAGCTGACCGTGCGAGTTGGTACGGATGTAGACCCGGTGCAGCCATCGGTCCTTCCCGTCCCAGCGCGGCGTGAACGGCGTCCGCGCGTGCGTGGTGCGGAAGTTGTCGATGATCAGCACGTCGCCGGGGGTGAGGAAGACTCCCTCGGTGACGTCGTCGAGCGCCTGCGACAGCTTCGCCACGGCCTCGGCGTCCGGGCCCTCGTGGGGCTTGAGCAGCTCGCGGTCGTAGCCGAGGAGCGGGTCGTCCTCGGACCCGTACAACGGCTTGACCCGCGCAATCGCACCG is part of the Streptomyces showdoensis genome and harbors:
- a CDS encoding MFS transporter — translated: MSNDRTGSRGPTLPRGEGVGWFGTAALVNAVGTGFFYPYQLLFFVAVTDLSLTTVGAGLTVATLIALPAVLLVGRWVDTWGTKAVLISAALLRAAVFVGYLFIHHVAAFVALAVVAAVAQRAEQVSVPVLASGIAPEGEVGRWLALTRVTLNAGMGFGGLLAGLVFVAADGRSGFVAMGLLNALSFALTALLYLPLPSVRPSRATAPVTAGRPWRRGMFRWIALTNFLLITVIVATEAGLPVYLIEELHTPTWTVGLLFAVNTVLMVFLQLPVTGRVEGRSPLRVVAVGSLLHAGLLAVLGLAGTFPFAALLPLLILGMAIYTLGEILATQTLSVLLVRLAPERELGFYQAFNQVLVGLSLAVVPLLVAFFLTHAPAGLWWLLTVATLALSLGMLGLHRSPAAGAVPVPVPGTASGPGDRHPRKGTTGAA
- a CDS encoding AfsR/SARP family transcriptional regulator → MNAVDGESGSPLVRIAVLGPLEVRVGESPVPVPGRRQRGILAALALQPGRVVPTDHLIRAIWYDMPPRTAMGQVQTSIWMLRTALVNAGGPAEAVQSCATGYRLNGDFCSVDVAHHRAKIAAARDTQRRGRIDEAARLVRSAHELWRGPALADITYQGLRGCATRLEEEHTAAVHYRASLELQLGRHEEVISELFELVDRYPLRESLHADLMLALYRSGRQADALEVFHGVRRTLAEELGIDPGPTLRTLAQAILRQDSALIHA
- a CDS encoding MBL fold metallo-hydrolase — translated: MRQRRRTVLKGTVALGSTALMGRAQPHRTGSGSRRTPPEGLTLQWLGVAGWELRFGDARLLFDPYLSRMPFQSPDGSVDPSLPLRLDPKAVTAVAERNLAGPPDLILVSHGHFDHLADVPQLLGHPDWAGHRIRTLCDETADHLLAAMGAPDRRLADVIRVRGGEHLRFPGFTVEVLRSLHSQFSDHGYFAPGTHVGRPRTPRTLGDLVEGATLAYQVSFDDGPSVYLSGTSNLAERELTGLRPDIAVVGMTSHSAVHRYPQRLLGVLGDPPLLLPSHHDDMLSPLLPTAAPTGRSAAATALEEAAAARGAGGTRVLDPVPLRPFGLTAPAGR